One Rissa tridactyla isolate bRisTri1 chromosome 4, bRisTri1.patW.cur.20221130, whole genome shotgun sequence DNA window includes the following coding sequences:
- the NDRG4 gene encoding protein NDRG4 isoform X1 encodes MKVLRHKIELLTGLLLQEMTMAGLHELRFTEEKPLLRGQDTELENSDVFLSAVDTDWKEHDIETPYGLLHVVIRGSPKGNRPAILTYHDVGLNHKLCFNTFFNYEDMQEITKHFVVCHVDAPGQQAGASQFPQGYQYPSMDQLAAMLPSVVQHFGFKYVIGIGVGAGAYVLAKFALIFPDLVEGLVLMNIDPNGKGWIDWAAAKLSGLTSTLPDTVLSHLFSQEELVNNTELVQSYRQQIGSVVNQFNLQLFLNMYNSRRDLDINRPGTVPNAKTLRCPVMLVVGDNAPAEEGVVECNSKLDPTNTTFLKMADSGGLPQVTQPGKLTEAFKYFLQGMGYITHLKDRRLSGGTVPSASMTRLARSRTASLTSASSVDGTRPRACTHSESTEAMGQINHTMEVSC; translated from the exons ggctgctgctgcaggagatgaCCATGGCGGGGCTGCATGAGCTGCGCTTCACTGAGGAGAAGCCGCTGCTGCGGGGCCAGGACACCGAGCTG GAGAACTCGGATGTCTTCCTCTCCGCTGTGGACACGGACTGGAAG GAACATGACATTGAGACCCCCTACGGGCTGCTGCACGTGGTCATCCGGGGCTCGCCCAAGGGGAATCGCCCGGCCATCCTGACGTACCACGATGTGGGCCTCAACC ACAAGCTTTGCTTCAACACCTTCTTCAACTATGAGGACATGCAGGAGATCACGAAGCACTTTGTGGTGTGCCACGTGGACGCGCCGGGCCAGCAGGCAGGAGCCTCGCAGTTCCCTCAGGG GTACCAGTACCCGTCCATGGACCAGCTGGCTGCCATGTTACCCAGTGTGGTGCAGCATTTCGG GTTCAAATATGTGATCGGGATCGGTGTTGGGGCAGGAGCCTATGTGCTGGCCAAGTTTGCG CTCATCTTCCCCGACCTGGTTGAAGGACTGGTCCTCATGAACATCGACCCCAATGGCAAAGGCTGGATTGACTGGGCAGCTGCCAAG CTCTCTGGCCTCACCAGCACGCTGCCAGACACTGTCCTGTCCCACCTGTTCAGCCAG GAAGAGCTGGTGAACAACACAGAGCTGGTGCAGAGTTATCGTCAGCAGATCGGCAGCGTGGTGAACCAGTtcaacctccagctcttcctcaaCATGTACAACAG CCGCAGGGACCTGGACATCAACCGTCCCGGGACTGTGCCCAACGCCAAGACGCTGCG CTGCCCCGTGATGCTGGTGGTTGGAGACAACGCGCCTGCTGAAGAGGGGGTG GTGGAGTGTAACTCCAAGCTGGATCCCACCAACACCACCTTCCTGAAG ATGGCTGACTCCGGTGGACTGCCCCAGGTCACGCAG CCCGGCAAGCTGACCGAAGCCTTCAAGTACTTCCTGCAAGGCATGGGCTACA TCACCCACCTGAAGGATCGGAGGCTGAGTGGAGGCACAG TGCCATCTGCCAGCATGACCCGCCTGGCACGCTCCCGCACGGCCTCCCTCACCAGCGCCAGCTCAGTGGATGGCACCCGCCCACGTGCCTGCACCCACTCGGAGAGCACTGAGGCCATGGGGCAGATCAACCACACCATGGAGGTATCGTGCTGA
- the NDRG4 gene encoding protein NDRG4 isoform X2: protein MKVLRHKIELLTGLLLQEMTMAGLHELRFTEEKPLLRGQDTELENSDVFLSAVDTDWKEHDIETPYGLLHVVIRGSPKGNRPAILTYHDVGLNHKLCFNTFFNYEDMQEITKHFVVCHVDAPGQQAGASQFPQGYQYPSMDQLAAMLPSVVQHFGFKYVIGIGVGAGAYVLAKFALIFPDLVEGLVLMNIDPNGKGWIDWAAAKLSGLTSTLPDTVLSHLFSQEELVNNTELVQSYRQQIGSVVNQFNLQLFLNMYNSRRDLDINRPGTVPNAKTLRCPVMLVVGDNAPAEEGVVECNSKLDPTNTTFLKMADSGGLPQVTQPGKLTEAFKYFLQGMGYMPSASMTRLARSRTASLTSASSVDGTRPRACTHSESTEAMGQINHTMEVSC, encoded by the exons ggctgctgctgcaggagatgaCCATGGCGGGGCTGCATGAGCTGCGCTTCACTGAGGAGAAGCCGCTGCTGCGGGGCCAGGACACCGAGCTG GAGAACTCGGATGTCTTCCTCTCCGCTGTGGACACGGACTGGAAG GAACATGACATTGAGACCCCCTACGGGCTGCTGCACGTGGTCATCCGGGGCTCGCCCAAGGGGAATCGCCCGGCCATCCTGACGTACCACGATGTGGGCCTCAACC ACAAGCTTTGCTTCAACACCTTCTTCAACTATGAGGACATGCAGGAGATCACGAAGCACTTTGTGGTGTGCCACGTGGACGCGCCGGGCCAGCAGGCAGGAGCCTCGCAGTTCCCTCAGGG GTACCAGTACCCGTCCATGGACCAGCTGGCTGCCATGTTACCCAGTGTGGTGCAGCATTTCGG GTTCAAATATGTGATCGGGATCGGTGTTGGGGCAGGAGCCTATGTGCTGGCCAAGTTTGCG CTCATCTTCCCCGACCTGGTTGAAGGACTGGTCCTCATGAACATCGACCCCAATGGCAAAGGCTGGATTGACTGGGCAGCTGCCAAG CTCTCTGGCCTCACCAGCACGCTGCCAGACACTGTCCTGTCCCACCTGTTCAGCCAG GAAGAGCTGGTGAACAACACAGAGCTGGTGCAGAGTTATCGTCAGCAGATCGGCAGCGTGGTGAACCAGTtcaacctccagctcttcctcaaCATGTACAACAG CCGCAGGGACCTGGACATCAACCGTCCCGGGACTGTGCCCAACGCCAAGACGCTGCG CTGCCCCGTGATGCTGGTGGTTGGAGACAACGCGCCTGCTGAAGAGGGGGTG GTGGAGTGTAACTCCAAGCTGGATCCCACCAACACCACCTTCCTGAAG ATGGCTGACTCCGGTGGACTGCCCCAGGTCACGCAG CCCGGCAAGCTGACCGAAGCCTTCAAGTACTTCCTGCAAGGCATGGGCTACA TGCCATCTGCCAGCATGACCCGCCTGGCACGCTCCCGCACGGCCTCCCTCACCAGCGCCAGCTCAGTGGATGGCACCCGCCCACGTGCCTGCACCCACTCGGAGAGCACTGAGGCCATGGGGCAGATCAACCACACCATGGAGGTATCGTGCTGA